Within Selenomonadales bacterium, the genomic segment TGCGTTAAAGAACGTAATCGCACTTGCCGCGGGTGTCGTCGACGGCCTTGGGTATGGCGACAACACTAAGGCTGCGCTTATGACGCGCGGCATGACTGAGATAGTGCGCCTCGGCAGGGCTTTAGGAGCAGAGGCTTCTACCTTCGCCGGATTGTCTGGGATGGGCGACTTAATCGTAACGTGTACGAGCGCGCACAGCCGCAACCGCCGCGCCGGCTTGGCCCTAGGGCAGGGGAAGCAGCTTGCCGAGGTGCAAGGTGGAACGCCTATGGTTATCGAAGGTGTCAATACTACGCGCGCGGCACATCAGCTCGCGCTAGAACACGAGATAGATATGCCCATCACAACAGCGCTGCACGATGTATTGTTTAACCGGCGCGACCCACGCGAGGCCGTCATGGGGTTAATGACGCGAAACATGAAAAACGAAACGGAAGAATCCCTGCCTTAGTTATATCCGCAATCCTCCCGAATATATTGTACTGACCAAGCCTTGCAGGTGGTTGCCTTGCGGTGTTTGGAAGAAGGGGGGAAGTGGGTGCACATGGAGCGGTTCGATTTACTCAAGGATATTGCTGAGAGAACAGGCGGAGATATATACCTTGGAATTGTAGGGCCAGTTCGCAGCGGCAAGTCTACCTTCATCAAACGGTTCATGGAGCTGGTGGTTCTCCCTAACATAGACGATGAGCATGTTAGGGAACGCACGCGCGATGAGCTGCCGCAAAGCGGGGCCGGTCGCACCATTATGACTGTGGAGCCCAAGTTTATTCCGGACGAAGCGGTTGAGCTTGCGCTTTCGCCCGGTCTGGCAGCGCGAGTCAGGCTGGTGGATTGCGTAGGGTATACCGTCAAAGGCGCACGCGGGTATATGGACGAGAACGGCCCACGCATGGTGCAGACGCCGTGGTCGCCTGAACCCGTCACCTTTGAAGAGGCGGCCGAGATGGGCACACAAAAAGTAATTGACGAGCATTCCACGGTAGGGATTGTGGTTACGACCGATGGTTCTTTCTCCGACCTTGCGCGGGCCGAGTTTGTTCCCGCGGAAGAACGGGTGGTTAGTGAACTGCGCGAGCTAAGCAAGCCCTTTTTGCTCCTGCTCAATTCCAGCCAGCCCAATAACCCAGACACGCTTTTGCTGCGAGGCGAGTTAGAAGCCAAGTACGGCGTGGCCGTTTTACCCGTCAACTGTGCAAAAATGACGGAAGAAGACGTAGCCACTATCTTAAAAGAAGCGCTGTATGAGTTCCCGGTGCGTGAGGCTAACGTAGCCCTGCCCGCCTGGATACGTGTGCTTGACACCGCGCATTGGCTGCGAGTTAAGCTCGAAGAAGCCGTCGCCGAGGGTGTCAAGCTGGTGCGGCGGCTGCGGGACATTGACGACCTCATTCTGGAGCTTAGTCTCTGTGATGCCGTACAGGACGTCGTCCTGCAAAACATGGACTTGGCCAAAGGCGTAGCTAACGTAGAGGTCACGACGCCGGATCACCTCTATTACGACGCCTTGAGTGAGGCGGCTGGGGAAGAGGTTAGGGGCCAGGACACTATTCTTAAGTTGCTGCGGTTACTGACACAGTCTAGCCGCGAGTATGACCGTATACGAGACGCTTTCCGTGAAGCGAGGAACCAAGGCTATGGCATCGCACCACCTAGCCTAGAAGAGATGTCTCTAGATCAGCCCGACATTATCCGGCAGGGCTCCCGTTTCGCCGTGCGGCTACGCGCTACGGCTCCCTCGTTCCATATTATCCGAGTAGACGTAGAGTCCGAGGTAGCCCCTATCGTCGGTACGGAAAAGCAAAGTGAAGACCTCATTAAGTACCTTGTCGACGAGTTCGAGGGCAGCCCGGAAAAGCTCTGGAGTGCTAACATCTTTGGCAAGTCGCTGCATCACCTAGTGCGTGACGGCATTCAAAATAAGCTGCTCACCATGCCCGACAACGCTCAGGAAAAACTGCGCGAGTGCTTGCAGCGCATGATCAATGAAGGCAGCGGCGGCCTAATCGCCATTATCCTCTAAACGCTTGCGCAAACCTGCCCAGTAAGCTATAATGAGCAAGCGGCGGGCTGTAGCGCAGTTTGGCTAGCGCGCATGCTTGGGGTGCATGAGGTCGCAGGTTCAAGTCCTGTCAGCCCGACCAGCCTTTCCAGAGCACGCCTAGTTTGAGGGGACTTCCAAGTGAAGTCCTCTCATTTGCGTTTTTGCCCATGCTTTTCTTTGTGCACGATGTAGTGTACAATTTGGGCAAGGGTAAACATAGGAGGGGAAAATGTGGTAGAGCACGATGTCCACGCAGTTGCAGAGGAAACGATTGCGAAGTATGAGCGCTTCGTCAACCCGAGTCTGGCAAGACTTTTCCGTTACATGGGCCTAGCCACTGTGGAGCACTCGGCGCGGGGCAGTACGGTAACCGACTTTAAGGGCGATGAATACCTTGACCTACTGGGTGGCTACGGCATGTACGGCGTAGGGCATTCTCATCCGCGAGTTGTGGCGGCAGTCAAAGCACAGCTAGACCGCATGGCCATGCCGACCAAAATTCTCTTAAACAAACCGATGGCTGACTTAGCCGAACTCCTAGCTGAAATTACTCCGGGCGACCTTACGTATTCGTTTTTGTGCAACAGCGGAACCGAAGCGGTAGAGGCGGCCATAAAGCTAGCTAAGGTAGCTACAGGCAAGCAGGGCATAATCTCTACAACCGGAGCCTTCCACGGTAAGTCCTTGGGTTCGCTGAGCGCGACAGGGCGCGAGTTGTTCCGCGAGCCCTTTAAGCCGCTCTTAAACGGCTTTGGCCATGTTCCCTTTGGCGATGCGCAGGCTATCGAGGCGGCGATAGGCAACGACACCGCTGCGGTAATCGTGGAGCCTATTCAAGGCGAGGGAGGCGTGATAGTTCCTCCTAGCGGTTACTTGGCATCTGTTCGCGAAATCTGCGACAGAAAAGGCGTACTGCTGATTGTCGACGAAGTGCAGACCGGTATGGGTCGCACCGGCAAGATGTTTGCTGTCGAACACGAGGGTGTTGTCCCGGATATCCTTTGTTTGGCCAAGGCTTTGGGCGGAGGCGTTATGCCTATCGGCGCGATTGTGGCCAAGCCTCACCTCTGGCAGAGCTTTATTGATGCGCCGTTCTTGCACACTTCCACGTTTGGCGGCAATCCCTTGGCATGCGCCGCGGCTATTGCCGCAATTAAAGTCACGCAGGATGAGAACTTGTGCGAGAACGCGGCTGTTATGGGCAATAGGTTCCTAGGGGCGCTTCGGGAAATGCAGGTGAAATACCCAGGTATCCTAGCAGAAGTGCGCGGACAAGGCCTGATTATTGGCCTCGAGTTTACCCATGAGGGCTATGCTGGCTTTGCCATTTCCGAACTGGTAAACAACAAAATCCTCGCTGCCTATACGCTAAACAACCCGAAAGTCATTCGCATCGAGCCACCCTTAGTGATAACCGCGCCGGAAGTAGAGCGGGCCATCGGGGTATGGGAAAAGATTGTCGCCTCGGCCGGGGACCTGGCCGCGGACCTGTAAAGGAGGGACACTCATGCCTTACGTAGAAGTTAACACCACAATCAAGGGCGACATTAAGCGCATCTGGGCAATCGTAGCGGACATGGCGAGCTATCCGCAGTTTATGCCAAACTTAAAGAGCGTCACCATCGAAGAGCGTGCGGGGAATACCACAGTCAGCAAATGGGTCAGTAACGTCGACGGACGCATTATTTCCTGGCGTGAGCGCGACGTGTTTTTCCCTGACGACTACCGCATTGAGTACACGCAAGTAAGCGGGGACCTCAAGAAGTTCGAAGGCAAGTGGCAACTCAGCCCAGACGGCGAGACGGTCAACGTTCTACTGACGGTAGACTTTGAATTCGGCGTTCCAATGCTTGCGGCTCTGCTGAATCCGCTACTGAAGAAGAAAGTGCGCGAGAACAGTGAAGGAATGCTTGCGGCCATCAAGAAGATATGTGAGGAAACACACGCCTGAACTAGCCAAAGGTACGTGAGAGGAGAGAATCTATGGACAGCACCCTAAAACTACTCAAAGACATTACCGACGCTCCCGGAGTGCCGGGATTCGAACACGAGGTGCGCAAAGTTATCCGCAGCTACATGGAGGGCTATGCCGAAATAAGCACGGACCGCATCGGCAGTATCATCTGCAAGAAGGCTGGCACGTCGGACCGCCCGCGGGTGATGATTGCCGGGCATATGGACGAAATCGGCTTTATGGTCAGCAAAGTAACCAAAGAGGGTTTCATCAAGTTCCAGACGCTTGGCGGGTGGTGGAGCCAAGTGATGCTTGGACAGCGCGTCGTGATAAAGACTAATAAGGGCGATGTAGTAGGAGTAATCGGCAGCAAGCCTCCACACATCCTCTCTCCCGAAGAGAAGAACAAAGTGGTAGAGATTCAGGCCATGTTTATCGACGTCGGCGCTAGCGACGAAACCGAGGCTACAGAGACGTTTGGCATCCGCCTTGGGGACCCGATTATTCCCCACGCGGAGTTCACGGTCATGCGCAATGAAAAATACCTTATGGCCAAAGCGTGGGATGACCGCTTGGGCTGCGCCCTTTTCATTGAGGTGGTGCGCGCCCTTAAGGACATCGAACATCCAAATACTGTGTACGGCGTCGGTACGGTACAGGAAGAAGTCGGGTTGCGCGGCGCAACGACTAGTTCCCATGTTATCGACCCGGACATCGGTTTTGCCCTAGAAGTCGGCATCGCCGGCGATAGTCCGGGAGCCGACAAAATGAATGAGAAGCTTGGCAAGGGGCCGGTTGTCCTGCTCTATGACTCTTCGATGATTCCGCACGTCAAGCTGCGCGACTTCGTTATTGACGTGGCCAAAGTTAATGGCATTCCCCTGCAATTTGACGTCTTGTCAGCCGGCGGGACAGATGCCGGACGCATCCACATTAACGCCGGTGGTGTGCCAAGCTTGTGCATAGCCGTGCCTACGCGCTATATCCACAGCCACTACGGCATCATTCACCGCGACGACTACGAGAACGCGGTAAAGCTCGTGCTCGAGCTTGTGAAGCGCCTCGATGCTAAGACAGTCGCCGAGCTTAATGCTGACTAACATAGGCCTCCTGCGTTGCAGGAGGCTTCTGC encodes:
- a CDS encoding aromatase/cyclase; translated protein: MPYVEVNTTIKGDIKRIWAIVADMASYPQFMPNLKSVTIEERAGNTTVSKWVSNVDGRIISWRERDVFFPDDYRIEYTQVSGDLKKFEGKWQLSPDGETVNVLLTVDFEFGVPMLAALLNPLLKKKVRENSEGMLAAIKKICEETHA
- a CDS encoding aminotransferase class III-fold pyridoxal phosphate-dependent enzyme, which encodes MGLATVEHSARGSTVTDFKGDEYLDLLGGYGMYGVGHSHPRVVAAVKAQLDRMAMPTKILLNKPMADLAELLAEITPGDLTYSFLCNSGTEAVEAAIKLAKVATGKQGIISTTGAFHGKSLGSLSATGRELFREPFKPLLNGFGHVPFGDAQAIEAAIGNDTAAVIVEPIQGEGGVIVPPSGYLASVREICDRKGVLLIVDEVQTGMGRTGKMFAVEHEGVVPDILCLAKALGGGVMPIGAIVAKPHLWQSFIDAPFLHTSTFGGNPLACAAAIAAIKVTQDENLCENAAVMGNRFLGALREMQVKYPGILAEVRGQGLIIGLEFTHEGYAGFAISELVNNKILAAYTLNNPKVIRIEPPLVITAPEVERAIGVWEKIVASAGDLAADL
- a CDS encoding M42 family metallopeptidase produces the protein MDSTLKLLKDITDAPGVPGFEHEVRKVIRSYMEGYAEISTDRIGSIICKKAGTSDRPRVMIAGHMDEIGFMVSKVTKEGFIKFQTLGGWWSQVMLGQRVVIKTNKGDVVGVIGSKPPHILSPEEKNKVVEIQAMFIDVGASDETEATETFGIRLGDPIIPHAEFTVMRNEKYLMAKAWDDRLGCALFIEVVRALKDIEHPNTVYGVGTVQEEVGLRGATTSSHVIDPDIGFALEVGIAGDSPGADKMNEKLGKGPVVLLYDSSMIPHVKLRDFVIDVAKVNGIPLQFDVLSAGGTDAGRIHINAGGVPSLCIAVPTRYIHSHYGIIHRDDYENAVKLVLELVKRLDAKTVAELNAD
- the spoIVA gene encoding stage IV sporulation protein A translates to MERFDLLKDIAERTGGDIYLGIVGPVRSGKSTFIKRFMELVVLPNIDDEHVRERTRDELPQSGAGRTIMTVEPKFIPDEAVELALSPGLAARVRLVDCVGYTVKGARGYMDENGPRMVQTPWSPEPVTFEEAAEMGTQKVIDEHSTVGIVVTTDGSFSDLARAEFVPAEERVVSELRELSKPFLLLLNSSQPNNPDTLLLRGELEAKYGVAVLPVNCAKMTEEDVATILKEALYEFPVREANVALPAWIRVLDTAHWLRVKLEEAVAEGVKLVRRLRDIDDLILELSLCDAVQDVVLQNMDLAKGVANVEVTTPDHLYYDALSEAAGEEVRGQDTILKLLRLLTQSSREYDRIRDAFREARNQGYGIAPPSLEEMSLDQPDIIRQGSRFAVRLRATAPSFHIIRVDVESEVAPIVGTEKQSEDLIKYLVDEFEGSPEKLWSANIFGKSLHHLVRDGIQNKLLTMPDNAQEKLRECLQRMINEGSGGLIAIIL